Proteins encoded together in one Benincasa hispida cultivar B227 chromosome 1, ASM972705v1, whole genome shotgun sequence window:
- the LOC120083112 gene encoding GTP-binding protein OBGC, chloroplastic, which yields MAAISICFAPQALARPRVRNPRSIPSAKKLRGNNKPNRNSVKIKTNSKELSSIGIEATTYTRLPPREDFTLLSFDSSTLNSASSSKDSSEVKLLDSDVAIIEEEDDSDSLNYEEPEEEGGGGFDGNLGFEDGYGKFEVFDGEYDSELEEYGDSDVEEDDEEGEKVLAFRKGKFVNADEAYDAGEKASSFIDVEDGKEKGLPAVMRCFDRAKIYVKAGDGGNGVMAFRREKYVPMGGPSGGDGGRGGNVYVEVDESMNSLLPFRNGIHFRAGRGSHGQGRMQNGAKGEDVVVKVAPGTVIRDAFSQEVLLELLHPGQRALLLRGGRGGRGNASFKSGTNKVPKISENGEEGSEMWLELELKLVADVGIVGAPNAGKSTLLSVISAAQPAIANYPFTTLLPNLGVVSFDYDSTMVVADLPGLLEGAHEGFGLGHEFLRHTERCSALVHVVDGSGPQPEYEFDAVRLELELFSPELAEKPYLVAYNKMDLPEAYENWPAFKEKLQAHGIEPFCMSAVKREGTYEVISAAYQLLRENKEDKAFQGGKIPQNLDHVADRIHKQRSASIDDYEIIHDGGSNIWHVIGSGLQRFVQMTNWRYMESERRFQHVMEACGVNKSLRKLGVKEGDTVFVAEMEMIWHDSPNSSGPSNMKKRSDSVKWPEWK from the exons ATGGCGGCCATTTCAATTTGCTTTGCTCCACAAGCTCTGGCGCGGCCCAGAGTTCGGAACCCTAGAAGCATACCGTCGGCCAAGAAGCTTCGTGGGAACAACAAGCCCAATCGCAATAGCGTCAAGATCAAAACCAATTCAAAGGAGTTATCTTCCATTGGCATTGAAGCCACCACTTACACTCGCCTCCCTCCCAGGGAAGACTTCACTCTTCTTAGCTTTGATTCTTCAACTCTTAATTCTGCTTCTTCATCGAAAGATTCGTCTGAGGTGAAGCTTTTGGATTCGGATGTTGCGATAATCGAGGAGGAAGATGATTCGGATTCTTTGAACTATGAAGAGCCGGAGGAAGAAGGGGGAGGAGGATTTGATGGTAATTTGGGGTTTGAGGATGGCTACGGGAAGTTTGAAGTGTTTGACGGGGAATATGATTCTGAATTGGAGGAGTACGGTGATAGTGATGTGGAAGAGGACGATGAAGAAGGAGAAAAGGTTTTAGCATTTAGGAAGGGGAAATTTGTTAATGCTGATGAAGCTTACGACGCTGGCGAAAAAGCAAGCTCTTTCATCGACGTTGAAGATGGGAAGGAGAAGGGGCTGCCAGCCGTAATGCGGTGCTTTGATCGAGCGAAAATCTATGTTAAAGCTGGAGATGGTGGCAATGGTGTTATGGCATTTCGGCGAGAGAAGTATGTGCCGATGGGTGGCCCATCAGGAGGAGACGGAGGGAGAGGTGGGAATGTGTATGTTGAAGTTGACGAGTCGATGAATTCGCTATTGCCATTTCGAAATGGTATACATTTTCGTGCTGGAAGGGGTAGTCATGGGCAGGGGAGAATGCAGAATGGGGCAAAGGGTGAGGATGTAGTGGTGAAGGTGGCACCTGGAACAGTGATCAGAGATGCATTTAGCCAGGAGGTCCTTTTGGAATTATTGCATCCGGGGCAGCGTGCTCTGTTGCTGCGCGGTGGAAGGGGTGGAAGAGGCAATGCATCATTCAAGTCGGGGACAAATAAGGTTCCAAAGATTTCAGAAAATGGAGAAGAGGGTTCAGAAAT GTGGTTGGAGTTGGAGCTAAAGCTTGTTGCAGACGTTGGAATCGTGGGAGCACCAAATGCAGGGAAAAGCACACTTTTGAGCGTGATAAGTGCTGCACAGCCAGCTATAGCAAATTATCCTTTTACCACTCTACTCCCTAACTTAGGTGTAGTTTCGTTTGATTATGATTCAACTATGGTGGTAGCAGATCTTCCAGGATTACTTGAAGGGGCACACGAGGGCTTTGGTTTAGGCCATGAATTTCTACGTCATACCGAAAGGTGTTCTGCGCTg GTGCATGTGGTTGATGGATCAGGACCACAACCAgaatatgaatttgatgctgTTCGTTTGGAGTTGGAGCTCTTTAGCCCTGAACTAGCTGAAAAGCCCTATCTTGTTGCATATAATAAAATGGATCTTCCTGAAGCGTATGAAAACTGGCCAGCATTCAAGGAAAAGCTACAAGCTCACGGGATTGAACCTTTTTGTATGAGTGCAGTAAAACGAGAGGGTACTTATGAAGTCATTAGTGCTGCATATCAGCTGCTAAGGGAGAATAAAGAAGACAAGGCATTTCAAG GTGGGAAAATACCACAGAATTTGGACCATGTGGCAGATAGAATACACAAGCAGCGTAGTGCTTCTATTGATGACTATGAAATTATTCATGATGGCGGTTCCAATATATGGCATGTAATAGGATCTGGTCTACAGCGTTTTGTTCAAATGACAAATTGGCG TTACATGGAGTCTGAAAGAAGGTTCCAACATGTCATGGAGGCTTGTGGTGTCAATAAGTCTCTCAGAAAACTTGGCGTCAAGGAGGGTGACACAGTATTTGTTGCAGAG ATGGAGATGATCTGGCATGATTCACCAAATAGTTCTGGTCCATCTAATATGAAGAAAAGATCAGATTCTGTCAAATGGCCAGAGTGGAAGTAA